One region of Chitinispirillum alkaliphilum genomic DNA includes:
- a CDS encoding ABC transporter, ATP-binding protein: MTAITKTEETPIVSIRGLTVKYGDKTVLSNITSDFNRSEVKVILGTSGCGKTTLLKSITGLLKIDSGSIKLFGREMGDPDEPSTAELLRKTGVLFQNGALLGSLTVAENVALPLTMHTKLPKKLIDEIVHYKLSQVDLPHAGKLYPGELSGGMKKRAALARALALDPPLLFCDEPSAGLDPVTSAGLDDLLKKLRQSLGITIIVVTHELFSIEMIADKILFLNKGNVLFDGDFSEARKQKTGPVADFFNRRESGGEKNQQNRPDLNLEYTQ, translated from the coding sequence ATGACCGCTATAACCAAAACAGAAGAAACTCCAATCGTATCCATTCGCGGTTTAACTGTCAAATACGGGGATAAAACTGTTCTCAGTAACATAACGTCTGATTTTAACCGCTCAGAGGTGAAGGTCATACTTGGAACCAGCGGTTGCGGCAAAACAACCCTTCTCAAATCGATCACCGGACTTCTTAAAATAGATTCAGGCAGCATCAAGCTTTTCGGCAGGGAGATGGGTGATCCCGATGAGCCATCCACTGCAGAGCTTTTAAGAAAAACCGGTGTTCTCTTTCAAAACGGCGCACTGCTTGGTTCTCTGACCGTTGCCGAAAATGTGGCACTTCCCCTGACAATGCACACAAAACTCCCAAAAAAACTTATCGATGAAATTGTGCATTATAAGCTTTCCCAGGTCGACCTCCCCCATGCCGGGAAGCTTTATCCTGGAGAGCTTTCGGGTGGAATGAAAAAAAGGGCCGCCCTTGCGCGTGCACTTGCCCTTGACCCGCCGCTTCTGTTCTGCGATGAACCATCAGCCGGGCTTGATCCTGTAACCAGTGCCGGTTTGGATGATCTGCTGAAAAAATTGCGCCAATCACTTGGGATAACCATAATAGTCGTTACCCATGAGCTCTTTTCTATTGAAATGATTGCCGACAAAATCCTTTTTTTAAATAAGGGAAATGTTTTGTTTGACGGGGATTTCTCAGAGGCTCGAAAACAAAAAACCGGACCGGTGGCGGATTTTTTCAACAGAAGAGAGTCCGGCGGAGAAAAAAACCAGCAGAACAGACCTGATTTAAATCTGGAGTACACCCAATGA